GAATTTGCTTATAAGTTAATTAGATAACTTTATATCTTATTGTTGGGAGTGTGCAGCAAAAGTTCAATATCTAAGCTAAAAATGCTTTTAAGCATCATTTAGATCGAGAAAGTCCGGTCCGATCGAAGAATCTAAGGTAAAGGGATTAAGAAATAAAGGCAGGAAAAAACGTAGAATCAAAGTAAAAGTGATTCTCCTTTTTATTGTGAGCAATCCTGGGTGAGttacaattttcctttttcctttccatatatatatataattttttttttgattaagCAAGTACTTGTACAAATGATAATTATGTTACGAGAAAACCGTCAAGGGGGAGCCTAAGTTTGAGTTTATCAATATATTCAGTTGTATTCAcctttattcaaaatttaaatcaatgaTTTATGAGCAAATCAAGAGATATTAATTACTCAACACTACACCACTTCTCTGATGTGGGGCTTCTTTAATACAATTCATATTGTATTACACTCGTAAGATCAAGTGTTTGCCTCTTATTACAATCAAACTTTTTGAGAATTGAATGTTCTTCCTATAAAAGGTTGCCCCTCAGCCTATGTTCCAAGTTTTGCAAAGTCCTTCTAGTATCAACATGAATACAACTATGCGTAAATTAGAAGATTTAGAAGGTCCAAAGCTCACAAGAGTATTTGACCACGGAGAAGCTGAACTTTCTTACAATCTTCTTCCCTTAGAATGGATTATGACACTCAACTTGTGCTTCGATTTTGTGGAATTTAGTTAGAATTGAATAAGTATAATTATAAATGACTGAGATGATTTTAAAGTGCTAAGACTAAAtttgtttaatggaaaatgaatgatttgaaaaatattttttttaaaacaattgctTACATCTTTtacaaaaaacaaatgaatgaaaaatattattatcacttacgaaaatgtttagatacAAATTGTTATgtgttaatgaaaatattttgcatcaactaattatttcaaatgatcattttaacaaaaagcttttccaaattattattttttatttacgaGCAAACGGAGCCTAAAcctcagaagattttttcttttttccatctcATACATTTGCCCTCTACAATCGGACGAGGGGTGTGAAACTTTGAAGCGCGCAAGCAAATCGATTATTGAACGTGGCAAAAGGGGTTACTGAGGAATTGTGATCTCACCCTCAGAACTCTCTAGTCCTCTTCCAACGATATCACCTGGCAGCCTTGATCTAGTTTCATATTAAAGAAGCTTTGATCTATTATGGTCATCCATTCTCTAATCTTCTAAAAGTTTCTCTTGGGCGTGTTCAAGAACCTTCGTTATGATGTCATTGCCACCAATAGGATCGCCGTACTAAAGAGAAGCTTAAACTATGTGTgctctcaattttctttccaatcaaATTTTCCTTCGAAAAGTCACGCCCATGGTAAGAACCAGAACACAAACAACCTGTCACCAGACTAATTTATAGGTGCTGGGTTTGTTGCTTTATCTATAAGTCGACaagattaagaaagaagagCCCGGAAGTATCCAAATTTGTTGGATACCCACTCGACtctgttgtttttttctttaattccccCTCTAAAAATGCTTTGGCCAGAGCATTCCATTTGTATAAATAGATGTGCCGTGGCTTGCCATTTCTTCCTGTGaagagtgtaagagtaccaaaCTATTTGCTAGGCATTAATTGTGTTTAAGAGTTTGTCGCATTTACTTGAGCAACCTCTCGTTTTCTCagcttttgttccttttttcatGGCGCCTCCCAATGAGCCGGTCAATCCAATCTTCAACTTCTGCAAATCCCCCAGAGTCAAACATCACGTTCATTTGTCTCGTGGGAAGCTGAGTGTCAAGGGAGTGCCAATCCTCTCTGATGTCCCGAGCAATGTGACTTTCACTCCCTTCTCATCTCTCTGTGAACCTTCGAAGTCTGATGCACCACCGACCTTGCTTCAGTATGTCCAGTCCGTCTCGCACCGAGGCGGCTTCTTGGGCTTCGCCAAGGATGACCCATCGGACAGGTTGATGAACTCTCTGGGGAGGTTCAGTGGGAGAGACTTCTTGAGCATCTTCAGGTTCAAAACATGGTGGTCCACCATGTGGGTGGGAAGTTCTGGGTCTGATCTGCAAATGGAGACTCAATGGGTGCTCCTGGATGTACCTGAGGTTGATTCTTATGCAGTGATCCTGCCCATCGTGGAAGGGAGCTTTCGGTCCGCACTTCATCCTGGGAGTGATGGGCACGTCATGATTTGCGCAGAGAGCGGTTGTAGCCAAGTAAGAACATCGTCTTTCGATGCAATCGCTTATGTTCATGTGTCCAGGAATCCGTATACCTTGATGAGAGAGGCCTATAGTGCTCTCAGGGTTCATCTCAACACATTCAGGCTATTGGAAGAGAAAGCTGTCCCTTCCATTGCAGATAAATTTGGTTGGTGCACTTGGGATGCTTTTCATTTGGCAGTTGAACCTGTTGGTGTTTGGCATGGAGTGAAGGATTTCGCGGAGGGCGGCATTTCCCCGAGATTCCTAATCATCGATGATGGGTGGCAGAGCATCAACTTGGACGGGCAGGACCCGAGCAAGGATGCGAAGAACCTCATCCTGGGCGGGACCCAAATGACTGCCCGCCTTCACCGGCTTGACGAAGGGGAAAAGTTTAGGAAGTACGAAGGGGGAACCATGTTAGGCCCCGACGCTCCCGCTTTCGACCCTAGGAAACCAAAGATGGTGATCTCAAAGGCCATCGAGCTCGAGCGTGCTGAGAAGGATCTGAACGCTGCAGGGCGAGATGGAGCCACTGATTTGTCGGAGCTTGAGTCGAGGATTGAGAAGTTGAGACGAGAACTCGATGAAATTGTTGGAGACGAGGGACAGAATGAGGTTATTAAAGGAGAGGGTAAAGGGGAAAGCTTTGGCATGAGAGCTTTCACTAGGGACCTGAGGCAAAAGTTCAAAGGGTTGGATGATATATATGTTTGGCATGCTCTTTGTGGTGCTTGGGGTGGAGTGAGGCCAGGATCAACTCATCTCAACTCAAAGGTGACTCCTTGCAAGCTTTCTCCTGGACTCAGTGGGACGATGGATGACTTGGCCGTGGACAAGATCGTCGAAGGAGGGATTGGTCTTGTCCACCCCTCCCAAGCCAATGATTTCTATGACTCCATGCACTCTTACCTCGCTAGTGTCGGCATCACCGGAGTGAAAGTTGATGTCATTCATGTAAGTTGTCCCTCTGTCAATATCAAGATTGGAATTTGCAGTTCAAGATTCTCATCACTCTCTTTGACTTTTAAGCATTCTAAATGCAGACTCTTGAGTATGTGTCCGAAGACTATGGAGGGAGGGTTGAGCTTGCAAAGGCTTATTACAAGGGACTGTCAAATTCCGTCACAAAGAACTTCAAGGGAAGTGGGGTCATATCCAGCATGCAACAGTGCAACGACTTCTTCCTCCTTGGGACTAGACAGATATCCATGGGAAGAGTAGGTAATACCAGCCAAACTTGTCACTGGCCTCTGTCAAACTCTGGACCTTTCCAAGAATTCGTTCGAAAAATCGTCAAAGGCGAGAATGCAGAAACTTGATTTCGAAGGTTCTAATGTGTAGGGGACgacttttggtttcaagatccgAATGGTGATCCGATGGGAGTCTATTGGTTGCAAGGAGTTCATATGATTCATTGTGCATATAACAGCCTCTGGATGGGCCAAATCATGCAGCCTGACTGGGACATGTTCCAAACGGACCACCTGTGCGCTGAATTCCATGCCGGCTCGAGGGCCATCTGTGGAGGGCCGATCTATGTCAGCGACTCGGTCGGGCGTCACAACTTTGGCCTCTTGCGGAAGCTCGTGTTCCCGGATGGGACCATCCCCAAGTGCCAGCACTTCGCCCTCCCGACCAGAGACTGCCTCTTCAAGAACCCTCTCTTTGATAACAAGACCGTCCTCAAACTTTGGAACGTCAATAAGGTAACGTCCCCAGTCTGTCCGATAAATCTAGCCGAGGCAGCATCAGATTAATCAGACCCACGGTCACGTAGTTAGAatcaaactttttaattttatttcgaGCGAGGGACGTGATACGTTCCATAATGTTCTGGACAAGAGTAGTCCATGTGTCTATTTATCTTCTAGAACTCCAACCACAGATCCCCAATTTGGCTGGTCACTCATATCTGGTAGCTTCTTAACAGATGGTCAACCCAACTTAGAACTCCAACAACCGGAATGTGCATCAACTTAAGCATTTGCTAAGGCGCTAAATGACaatttgtttcctttctttttcctcggAAATGCTGTTGCAGTACGGTGGAGTGATTGGCGCGTTCAACTGTCAAGGAGCTGGCTGGGACCCGAAGGAGCGGAGGATCAAGGGCCATCCAGAATGCTACAAGGCAGTTTCCGGTTCCGTTCATGTGACGGAGGTCGAATGGGACCAAAACGATGAGGCGGCCCGAATGGGCGGGGCTGAAGAATACGCGGTATGCATGAGCCGAGCCGAAAGGCTCCTCCTGACGACCCGAGAGTCGGACCCAATCCCAGTGACCCTGGACCCATCCTCCTTCGAGATCTTCAGCTTCGTGCCCGTCGTGAACCTTGGACCCGTCAAGTTCGCCCCGATCGGTGTGGCCGACATGCTCAACAGCGGAGGGACGGTTCAAGAAGTGGGGTGGGAAGATTGCACGAGTGGGATTAGGGTCAGTGTCAGGATCAAGGGCCGAGGTCGGTTCCTGGCCTACTCGAGCGGGTCGCCGAGAAGCTGTCGTTTGAACGGCGAGGAAGTCGGGTTTGAGTGGTCCGTTGATGGCACATTGGCCTTGAGCGTTCCTTGGGTTGAAGCGGCTGGTGGCATTTCTGatgtaatttttctattttcacattgattttaatttttcatgt
The sequence above is drawn from the Eucalyptus grandis isolate ANBG69807.140 chromosome 11, ASM1654582v1, whole genome shotgun sequence genome and encodes:
- the LOC104426829 gene encoding stachyose synthase — its product is MAPPNEPVNPIFNFCKSPRVKHHVHLSRGKLSVKGVPILSDVPSNVTFTPFSSLCEPSKSDAPPTLLQYVQSVSHRGGFLGFAKDDPSDRLMNSLGRFSGRDFLSIFRFKTWWSTMWVGSSGSDLQMETQWVLLDVPEVDSYAVILPIVEGSFRSALHPGSDGHVMICAESGCSQVRTSSFDAIAYVHVSRNPYTLMREAYSALRVHLNTFRLLEEKAVPSIADKFGWCTWDAFHLAVEPVGVWHGVKDFAEGGISPRFLIIDDGWQSINLDGQDPSKDAKNLILGGTQMTARLHRLDEGEKFRKYEGGTMLGPDAPAFDPRKPKMVISKAIELERAEKDLNAAGRDGATDLSELESRIEKLRRELDEIVGDEGQNEVIKGEGKGESFGMRAFTRDLRQKFKGLDDIYVWHALCGAWGGVRPGSTHLNSKVTPCKLSPGLSGTMDDLAVDKIVEGGIGLVHPSQANDFYDSMHSYLASVGITGVKVDVIHTLEYVSEDYGGRVELAKAYYKGLSNSVTKNFKGSGVISSMQQCNDFFLLGTRQISMGRVGDDFWFQDPNGDPMGVYWLQGVHMIHCAYNSLWMGQIMQPDWDMFQTDHLCAEFHAGSRAICGGPIYVSDSVGRHNFGLLRKLVFPDGTIPKCQHFALPTRDCLFKNPLFDNKTVLKLWNVNKYGGVIGAFNCQGAGWDPKERRIKGHPECYKAVSGSVHVTEVEWDQNDEAARMGGAEEYAVCMSRAERLLLTTRESDPIPVTLDPSSFEIFSFVPVVNLGPVKFAPIGVADMLNSGGTVQEVGWEDCTSGIRVSVRIKGRGRFLAYSSGSPRSCRLNGEEVGFEWSVDGTLALSVPWVEAAGGISDVIFLFSH